One genomic segment of Acinetobacter oleivorans DR1 includes these proteins:
- a CDS encoding TetR/AcrR family transcriptional regulator has product MPHSDLPSRALSVLHTSRYLFNNYGFHNVWVDRIIESAKIPKATFYNYFHSKERLIQMSLTFQKDGLKHEVLSIIHDQKELTLVEKLRKLYFLHADLDGLYHLPFKAIFEIAKTHPKVYQVVVEYRNWFINEIYNLLLTTNTNASKQDAHMFLFVIDGAMVQLLDPNKPDEREKLLDYFSNCLSSMNE; this is encoded by the coding sequence ATGCCACATTCAGATCTCCCATCTCGTGCTTTAAGTGTGCTTCACACTTCCCGATATCTGTTTAACAACTATGGCTTTCACAATGTCTGGGTAGACCGAATTATTGAGTCAGCGAAAATCCCCAAAGCGACTTTTTATAATTACTTTCATTCAAAAGAAAGGTTAATTCAAATGAGTTTAACCTTTCAAAAAGATGGGCTAAAACATGAGGTACTTTCAATCATTCATGATCAAAAAGAATTAACCCTAGTTGAAAAACTGCGTAAGCTTTACTTTTTACATGCCGATTTAGACGGACTTTATCATTTACCTTTTAAAGCTATTTTTGAAATTGCGAAAACACATCCAAAGGTCTATCAGGTGGTCGTTGAATATCGAAACTGGTTTATTAATGAAATCTATAATTTGCTTTTAACCACCAACACAAATGCTTCAAAACAAGATGCTCACATGTTTTTGTTTGTGATTGATGGAGCAATGGTTCAGCTTTTAGATCCAAACAAGCCAGATGAAAGAGAGAAGTTGTTGGATTATTTTTCAAACTGTTTGTCTAGTATGAATGAATAA
- a CDS encoding YjgN family protein translates to MQEQALPSSPQDLNEDQNITSPPISQSGIYHFKFHGKASEYFGIWIVNILLTIITLSLYAPWAKVRRLRYFYGNTEFFERRFDFTGIPTKILIGRLIALGIYAVFAISSQYSMIATVVGLVALYTAIPWLIRATLRFTARNSKFGNARFYFGGTIKESYKVFLLSILVYIFTLGIFTPVAIWLYKKYYLNNLYAGQLNFKLNAKWSAYMAAVYIPVFIAIGIIAIFSIIYFAMAGTIAGFSPNVAVFGIVMVYAFIGLFIYPLIAARIFITTWNNTTVGNSQFKTDCNQWRFAWIVASNWIVKILTIGLMSAWAAVRIHKYQIESMSLILLDDPDQMMNLAQQEQSALAEEISDIFDIDISL, encoded by the coding sequence ATGCAAGAACAAGCTTTACCCTCATCTCCTCAAGATTTGAATGAGGATCAAAATATTACGTCCCCACCAATTTCTCAATCAGGAATTTATCATTTTAAGTTTCATGGTAAAGCTTCAGAATATTTTGGAATCTGGATCGTTAATATTCTTTTAACTATTATTACTTTAAGCTTATATGCACCGTGGGCTAAAGTTCGTCGCTTACGCTATTTCTATGGCAATACAGAATTTTTTGAACGTCGCTTTGATTTTACAGGCATTCCAACCAAGATTTTGATTGGACGTTTAATTGCATTAGGAATTTACGCCGTATTTGCAATTTCATCACAGTATTCAATGATTGCGACTGTGGTTGGACTAGTTGCATTATATACAGCAATACCTTGGCTAATTCGCGCTACTTTGCGTTTTACTGCAAGAAATAGTAAGTTCGGCAACGCACGTTTTTATTTTGGTGGAACCATAAAAGAATCTTATAAAGTCTTTCTTTTGAGTATATTGGTATATATTTTCACATTAGGAATTTTTACACCTGTAGCTATTTGGCTATATAAAAAATATTATCTAAACAACTTATATGCTGGACAATTAAATTTTAAATTAAACGCAAAATGGTCTGCATATATGGCTGCAGTTTATATACCAGTTTTTATTGCTATTGGTATAATTGCTATTTTTTCAATCATTTACTTTGCCATGGCAGGAACAATTGCTGGGTTCTCACCGAACGTTGCAGTCTTCGGAATAGTTATGGTATATGCATTTATTGGATTATTTATTTATCCATTAATTGCTGCACGTATTTTTATTACGACATGGAACAATACTACAGTTGGAAACAGTCAATTTAAAACAGACTGTAATCAATGGCGTTTTGCATGGATTGTAGCTTCAAACTGGATTGTAAAAATCTTAACCATAGGTTTAATGTCTGCTTGGGCTGCAGTTCGTATTCACAAATATCAGATTGAATCGATGAGTTTAATTTTATTAGATGATCCAGATCAAATGATGAATCTCGCTCAGCAAGAACAAAGTGCTTTAGCTGAAGAAATCAGTGACATTTTTGATATTGACATCTCTCTATAA
- a CDS encoding M48 family metallopeptidase gives MSQAVDIIFYDGIVSKPHHAQISAQSKSEVLIRYGEQLEQQRHYQYTDMKLIGALGQLHPVIELSDDARIEFHSALPEWFNYTTKKVQHSIWKLERSPNLILFSVIFVITFAIILVKWGVPATSHYLAFQLPENTLKKLGDEAENYVLNNWTAPSQLAQTQKDQITKQYLNTVAENRPAKLVFRKGDHLGANAVALPNNTIIVTDELIKMAHTNQEILGVLAHEQGHLVYRHSLQQGLTSLGLSILYIAMTGDNSDLFTSLPAAMIGANYSRKFESEADLYALQLMDRKHIEVSHFANFLQRLSDTTEEGIDKKNQSNLPTSQEESSANKLSTAVLDTLSSHPATEERIRMVHDFEKKQHAKD, from the coding sequence ATGTCCCAAGCAGTAGATATCATTTTCTATGATGGCATAGTGTCTAAACCTCACCATGCTCAGATTTCAGCTCAATCTAAATCTGAAGTTCTCATTCGGTATGGTGAGCAATTAGAACAACAACGTCATTATCAATATACTGATATGAAATTGATTGGTGCGCTGGGACAGTTACACCCAGTGATTGAATTATCTGATGATGCACGGATTGAATTTCATAGTGCATTACCAGAATGGTTTAATTACACAACTAAAAAGGTTCAACATTCGATTTGGAAACTTGAACGCTCTCCGAATCTTATTCTTTTTAGTGTAATTTTTGTGATTACTTTTGCGATCATTCTAGTGAAATGGGGTGTTCCAGCCACATCCCATTATCTTGCTTTTCAATTACCTGAGAATACTTTAAAGAAACTAGGTGATGAAGCCGAGAATTATGTATTAAATAATTGGACTGCACCCAGCCAATTAGCACAAACTCAAAAAGACCAAATTACTAAACAATATTTGAATACTGTTGCTGAAAACAGACCAGCCAAATTAGTCTTCCGTAAAGGCGATCATTTAGGGGCAAATGCTGTAGCGCTACCCAATAATACAATTATCGTCACAGATGAACTGATCAAAATGGCCCATACTAATCAGGAAATCTTAGGCGTATTAGCCCATGAACAAGGCCATTTGGTTTATCGCCATAGTTTGCAACAAGGGTTAACTAGTTTAGGCTTAAGTATATTATACATTGCAATGACCGGAGATAATTCAGACTTATTTACGTCATTACCTGCTGCTATGATAGGTGCAAATTACTCACGTAAATTTGAGTCAGAAGCCGATCTATATGCTTTACAGCTGATGGATAGGAAGCATATAGAAGTCTCGCACTTCGCAAATTTCTTACAACGTTTAAGCGATACAACAGAAGAAGGTATTGATAAAAAAAATCAGTCCAACCTACCAACTTCTCAAGAAGAATCTTCAGCTAATAAATTATCTACAGCTGTTCTTGATACTTTATCCTCTCATCCTGCAACTGAAGAGCGTATTCGAATGGTTCATGATTTTGAGAAAAAACAACATGCTAAAGATTAA
- a CDS encoding aromatic-ring hydroxylase C-terminal domain-containing protein, translated as MWLVKNHKKISTLDLIGNGKFTLFCWLQGDKWKLAVDNLNKQLNLDINVIQVGPKRDVEDSYGELSRSWGNDENACIMIRPDGYIAWQSNKIESADNELHKAISSILSLN; from the coding sequence ATATGGCTAGTCAAAAATCATAAAAAAATATCAACCTTAGACTTAATCGGAAATGGAAAGTTTACGCTTTTCTGTTGGCTACAAGGCGATAAATGGAAACTTGCTGTAGACAACCTGAATAAACAGCTTAACTTGGATATTAACGTTATACAGGTAGGTCCAAAAAGAGACGTTGAAGACTCTTATGGAGAACTTTCTCGCTCTTGGGGTAATGATGAAAATGCTTGCATAATGATCAGGCCAGACGGCTATATTGCTTGGCAAAGCAACAAAATTGAATCAGCGGACAATGAGTTGCACAAAGCCATATCATCAATACTTAGTTTGAATTAG
- a CDS encoding FAD-dependent oxidoreductase → MLETDVLIVGSGPAGSSAALMLSSYGIRNIIITKYRWLANSPRAHYISQRTMEIVRDLGISDEVIAKAAPKEVMGDVVYCTSLTGDEIGRFPYGMNHPERMSEYAKASPCEQCDLPQHLFEPILLSNAASRGSHPRFDTEYLSHVQDEDGVTVTVLDRLTKQTYLIRCKYLIGADGASSQVVKDLDLPMAGKMGKSGSISIIFKADLAKYVSHRPGYLWWIIQPGANIGGIGLGLLRMVRPWNEWQIVWGYDIEKEEPSLTDDEAIAICKQLIGDNDIEINISSKSLWTVNEMYAEQYSKGRVFCIGDAVHRHPPSNGLGSNSSIQDAYNLCWKLAFVLNGKAGSGLLDSFNEERAPVGERIVKRANQSVREFSTIFSALELDGKYSTETMQGSINALSEGNEKGAVKRRDLRSAIEYKAYEFAALGVETNVRYHSSAIVGAESAIENKIDSSRDEDLHYYPSFTSGHKLPHLPLVINFLIYG, encoded by the coding sequence ATGTTAGAAACTGATGTTTTAATTGTTGGAAGTGGTCCAGCTGGTTCTTCTGCTGCACTTATGTTAAGTAGTTATGGAATTAGAAATATCATAATAACTAAATATAGATGGCTGGCAAACAGCCCTCGTGCTCATTATATCAGTCAAAGAACTATGGAAATTGTTCGAGACTTGGGGATCTCAGATGAAGTAATCGCAAAAGCAGCACCAAAAGAAGTCATGGGAGATGTTGTTTATTGCACATCTTTAACGGGTGATGAAATTGGACGCTTTCCTTATGGAATGAATCATCCTGAAAGAATGTCAGAATATGCTAAAGCGAGTCCTTGTGAACAGTGCGATCTTCCTCAACACCTATTTGAACCTATTTTACTTTCAAATGCAGCATCACGAGGCAGTCATCCAAGATTTGATACGGAATACTTATCTCATGTACAAGATGAGGATGGCGTAACAGTCACTGTTTTAGATAGATTAACTAAACAAACATATTTAATCCGATGTAAGTATTTAATTGGAGCTGATGGTGCAAGTAGCCAAGTCGTAAAAGATTTAGATTTACCTATGGCAGGTAAAATGGGGAAAAGTGGCAGTATCAGTATTATTTTTAAAGCCGATTTAGCCAAATACGTCTCGCATCGACCTGGTTACCTGTGGTGGATTATACAACCCGGAGCAAACATTGGTGGGATTGGCCTAGGGTTGTTGCGGATGGTCAGACCTTGGAATGAATGGCAGATTGTTTGGGGGTATGACATTGAAAAAGAAGAGCCATCTCTTACCGATGATGAGGCGATTGCGATTTGCAAACAGCTTATTGGTGATAACGACATTGAAATAAACATAAGTAGTAAGTCGTTATGGACAGTAAATGAAATGTATGCAGAACAATACTCGAAAGGTCGAGTTTTCTGTATTGGCGATGCTGTCCATCGTCATCCTCCTTCGAATGGATTAGGTTCAAACTCATCTATACAAGACGCTTATAACTTATGTTGGAAATTAGCATTTGTATTAAATGGCAAAGCCGGTAGTGGTTTATTAGACAGTTTTAATGAAGAAAGAGCACCTGTTGGTGAGCGAATTGTTAAACGAGCAAATCAAAGTGTTAGAGAGTTCTCTACAATATTTTCTGCTTTAGAGTTAGATGGAAAGTACAGTACAGAGACGATGCAGGGAAGCATAAATGCCTTAAGCGAAGGTAATGAAAAAGGTGCTGTTAAACGCCGTGATTTAAGATCTGCAATTGAATATAAAGCTTATGAATTTGCTGCCTTAGGCGTAGAAACTAACGTAAGGTATCATTCATCTGCAATTGTTGGAGCAGAGTCTGCTATTGAAAATAAAATAGATTCTAGTAGAGATGAAGATCTTCATTATTATCCCTCATTTACCTCTGGTCATAAACTTCCTCATTTACCTCTGGTCATAAACTTCCTCATATATGGCTAG
- a CDS encoding NADPH-dependent 2,4-dienoyl-CoA reductase — protein sequence MTSYANLLKPLHLGFTTIKNRVVMGSMHTGLEDRFFNYPKLAAYFEERAKGGVGLIVTGGISPNRQGWLAPAGGTMNSLFDVPQHRLVTHAVHKHGSKILMQILHAGRYGYQPFVVSSTAIKSPISPFKPRQLSEKNILSTIEDYAQCADIAKKAGYDGVEIMGSEGYLINQFLSSHVNQRTDRWGGGIENRMRFPVEIVKAIRAKVGEKFIICFRLSLLDLVHDGNTMQEVVTVAKALEKAGVTLLNTGIGWHEARVPTIVTSVPRAAFVDYTAHVKQHISIPIIASNRINMPETAEEILATGKADMVQMARPLLADAFWVNKTATNRVDEINTCIACNQACLDHAFKNKRVSCLVNPRAGHETELVYLKTKQPKRIAVVGGGVAGMSAATVAASRGHAVTLFEATSDVGGQFNFAKVVPGKEEFHETIRYFKVQLEKTGVDVRLNTRVNREQLEREGFDEVIVATGVIPRALKIEGSNAPQVLSYAQVLKGAEVGQKVAVIGAGGIGFDVSEFLLKPPHQPQPQPLAEWQREWGVDPDPNYVSEGGMQPPVVEPAIREIYLLQRKTTPLGIGLGKTSGWVHRAQLKKHGVRMLRGVQYKAVTDEGLWIEHNGQDQLLRVDTIVVCAGQESVKDLMPKEGESTIANYHIIGGAKLAAELDAKRAIKEGAELAARL from the coding sequence ATGACAAGTTACGCCAATTTATTAAAACCATTACATTTAGGCTTTACCACCATTAAAAACCGTGTGGTGATGGGATCCATGCATACGGGACTTGAAGACCGTTTTTTTAACTACCCAAAACTGGCAGCTTATTTTGAAGAGCGTGCAAAAGGCGGGGTTGGCCTGATTGTGACAGGTGGTATTTCTCCGAACCGTCAGGGATGGTTGGCACCTGCGGGTGGAACCATGAACAGTCTCTTTGATGTTCCTCAGCACCGTTTGGTAACCCATGCTGTTCATAAACATGGCTCTAAAATCTTAATGCAGATTTTGCACGCTGGCCGATATGGCTATCAACCGTTTGTTGTGTCTTCAACAGCCATTAAATCTCCAATTTCGCCATTTAAACCACGTCAGCTTTCTGAAAAAAATATTCTCAGCACAATTGAAGATTATGCTCAGTGCGCTGACATTGCCAAAAAAGCAGGCTATGACGGTGTCGAAATTATGGGCTCGGAAGGTTATTTAATTAACCAGTTTTTAAGTAGTCACGTGAACCAGCGTACTGACCGCTGGGGCGGTGGCATTGAAAACCGTATGCGTTTTCCGGTCGAGATTGTTAAAGCGATTCGTGCCAAAGTCGGCGAGAAATTTATTATTTGTTTCCGCTTGTCTTTACTGGATTTAGTTCATGACGGTAACACCATGCAAGAAGTGGTGACTGTTGCCAAAGCTCTAGAAAAGGCAGGTGTAACGTTATTAAATACAGGCATTGGTTGGCATGAAGCCCGTGTTCCGACCATTGTAACGTCTGTGCCTCGCGCAGCTTTTGTCGATTATACGGCTCATGTAAAACAACATATTTCTATTCCGATTATTGCGTCGAATCGTATTAACATGCCTGAAACTGCCGAAGAAATTTTGGCAACAGGTAAAGCAGATATGGTTCAAATGGCACGTCCATTATTGGCCGATGCTTTTTGGGTAAATAAAACAGCGACTAACCGCGTTGATGAAATTAATACCTGTATTGCTTGTAACCAAGCCTGTTTAGACCATGCTTTTAAAAATAAGCGTGTGTCTTGTTTAGTGAACCCACGTGCAGGCCATGAAACAGAACTGGTTTATTTAAAAACCAAGCAGCCTAAACGTATTGCTGTTGTAGGCGGTGGTGTAGCAGGTATGTCCGCGGCAACTGTTGCGGCAAGCCGTGGTCATGCAGTGACGCTATTTGAAGCAACTTCAGATGTGGGTGGTCAATTTAACTTTGCCAAAGTTGTGCCGGGTAAAGAAGAATTCCACGAAACGATTCGCTACTTCAAAGTACAACTCGAAAAAACAGGGGTGGATGTACGTTTAAATACTCGCGTGAATCGCGAGCAGCTTGAACGCGAAGGTTTTGATGAAGTAATTGTTGCAACAGGTGTAATTCCACGCGCATTAAAAATTGAAGGAAGCAATGCACCACAAGTTCTTTCTTATGCTCAAGTTTTAAAAGGGGCAGAAGTTGGGCAAAAAGTTGCAGTGATTGGTGCAGGCGGTATTGGTTTTGATGTATCTGAGTTTTTACTTAAACCTCCACATCAACCACAGCCTCAACCTTTAGCCGAGTGGCAACGTGAATGGGGTGTAGACCCAGATCCGAATTATGTTTCTGAAGGTGGTATGCAGCCACCAGTGGTTGAACCAGCAATACGCGAGATTTATTTACTACAACGTAAAACAACACCTCTCGGTATTGGCCTTGGCAAGACTTCAGGTTGGGTACACCGTGCACAGCTTAAAAAGCATGGTGTGCGTATGTTACGTGGTGTGCAATATAAAGCTGTCACTGATGAAGGGCTTTGGATTGAGCACAATGGTCAAGATCAGCTTTTACGCGTAGACACTATTGTAGTGTGTGCAGGTCAAGAGTCGGTAAAAGACTTGATGCCAAAAGAAGGTGAGTCGACTATAGCGAACTACCATATTATTGGTGGAGCAAAGCTCGCAGCAGAGCTAGATGCGAAGCGTGCGATCAAAGAAGGAGCAGAATTAGCTGCTCGATTGTAA
- the argG gene encoding argininosuccinate synthase produces MLGLAMTDNATILQHVPVGKKVGIAFSGGLDTSAALLWMKQKGAEPYAYTANLGQPDEDDYDAIPKKAEQYGAVKARLIDCRLQLALEGIAAIQCGAFHISTGGVPYFNTTPLGRAVTGTMLVTAMKEDDVNIWGDGSTYKGNDIERFYRYGLLTNPNLKIYKPWLDQNFIDELGGRAEMSQFLIDNGFDYKMSKEKAYSTDSNMLGATHEAKDLEYLNAGIKIVDPIMGVAFWKEEVEIKPEEVTVRFEEGVPVALNGQTFNNPVELILEANRIGGRHGLGMSDQIENRIIEAKSRGIYEAPGMALLHIAYERLVTGIHNEDTIEQYRINGLRLGRLLYQGRWFDSQALMLRETAQRWVAKAVTGEVTLELRRGNDYTIMNTESPNLTYEAERLTMEKGDSMFSPMDRIGQLTMRNLDITDTRAKLGIYTDAGLLSIGQGSAIPQLDSKKK; encoded by the coding sequence ATGTTAGGATTAGCAATGACTGATAATGCAACTATCTTGCAGCATGTACCAGTAGGCAAAAAAGTTGGGATTGCCTTCTCCGGAGGCCTAGACACTTCAGCTGCTTTATTATGGATGAAACAAAAGGGCGCAGAGCCTTATGCATATACTGCAAACTTAGGCCAGCCTGATGAAGATGACTACGATGCAATTCCAAAGAAAGCAGAACAATACGGCGCTGTAAAAGCTCGCTTAATTGACTGCCGCTTACAACTTGCACTTGAAGGTATTGCTGCAATTCAGTGTGGTGCATTCCATATCAGTACAGGTGGTGTTCCTTATTTCAATACGACTCCATTAGGTCGTGCAGTAACAGGTACAATGTTAGTTACTGCAATGAAAGAAGATGACGTAAACATCTGGGGTGACGGTTCAACTTACAAAGGTAACGATATTGAACGTTTCTATCGTTATGGTTTGTTGACCAACCCGAATCTTAAAATTTATAAGCCTTGGTTAGATCAAAACTTCATCGATGAACTCGGTGGCCGTGCAGAAATGTCACAGTTCCTGATCGACAACGGTTTTGACTACAAAATGTCAAAAGAAAAAGCGTATTCAACTGACTCAAACATGTTGGGCGCAACTCACGAAGCAAAAGATCTTGAATACTTAAATGCTGGTATCAAAATCGTTGACCCAATTATGGGCGTTGCTTTCTGGAAAGAAGAAGTTGAAATCAAACCAGAAGAAGTAACTGTACGTTTTGAAGAAGGTGTACCTGTTGCGTTAAACGGTCAAACTTTTAACAATCCAGTTGAGCTTATTCTTGAAGCAAACCGTATTGGTGGTCGTCATGGTTTAGGTATGTCTGACCAAATCGAAAACCGTATTATCGAAGCGAAATCTCGTGGTATTTATGAAGCACCGGGTATGGCCCTTCTTCATATTGCTTATGAGCGTTTGGTTACTGGTATTCATAACGAAGATACGATCGAACAATACCGCATTAACGGTTTACGCTTAGGTCGTTTACTTTACCAAGGTCGTTGGTTCGACTCTCAAGCGCTTATGTTGCGTGAAACGGCTCAGCGTTGGGTTGCTAAAGCCGTTACAGGTGAAGTGACTCTTGAACTTCGTCGTGGTAATGATTACACCATCATGAACACTGAATCTCCAAACTTAACGTACGAAGCTGAACGTTTAACAATGGAAAAAGGTGATTCAATGTTCTCGCCTATGGACCGTATTGGTCAGTTGACTATGCGTAACCTCGACATTACCGATACACGTGCAAAACTTGGTATCTATACAGATGCTGGTTTACTTTCAATCGGTCAAGGTTCTGCTATTCCTCAATTAGACAGTAAGAAAAAATAA
- a CDS encoding GGDEF domain-containing protein: MVNRGNVQELLKAKEEIEYLVTLHTHRYANTPLPHQLEKKFWCLNLERTKQNISKFLASGVLTYLIFILLALPTDYLVIGVPYITWDFIYCLLSAINIACALLLFWVFAKFKKLTEYFYIAACGIVFFTIIFNAMLLLSVGNIALKNQSMLLLSFLYMLGFILSGIKPLHMLYVGLTAAIFVFSSLILLQANCDYIALGRALFGSCILGFSISTMLTSRERSLFLNNQLAELNEKILRIEASELLHLSQQDALTKISNRRTFDEMFDFFYYRAKQEQRPLAVLFIDIDFFKNYNDFYGHQMGDKVISSIASAIKNSIRHVDFVARYGGEEFVVLLPKTPAQGAYAVAANIYKAIERQAIPHAASLVSTHVTISLGFTVYTEGLKVTQENLIHAADQALYRAKQLGRNQIYYQPLQVAEIA; the protein is encoded by the coding sequence GTGGTAAATAGGGGAAATGTACAGGAATTACTCAAAGCAAAAGAAGAAATAGAATATCTGGTAACTTTACATACCCATCGTTATGCCAACACACCTTTGCCTCATCAATTAGAAAAAAAGTTCTGGTGCTTAAATCTTGAACGAACTAAACAAAATATCTCCAAATTTTTAGCAAGTGGCGTTCTCACCTATCTAATTTTTATTTTATTAGCGCTCCCTACAGACTACTTAGTGATTGGCGTACCTTACATTACTTGGGACTTTATTTATTGCTTACTGAGCGCAATTAACATTGCTTGTGCGCTGCTGCTATTTTGGGTTTTTGCCAAGTTTAAAAAACTCACTGAATATTTTTACATCGCTGCGTGCGGGATTGTATTTTTTACCATTATTTTCAATGCAATGTTACTGCTGAGTGTTGGAAATATCGCTCTTAAAAATCAGTCGATGTTGCTACTTTCTTTTTTATATATGCTCGGATTTATTTTAAGCGGTATAAAGCCTCTACATATGCTTTATGTAGGTTTAACAGCAGCAATTTTTGTTTTTTCTTCATTGATTTTATTGCAAGCGAATTGTGACTATATTGCTTTGGGGCGCGCACTGTTTGGTAGCTGTATTTTAGGGTTTTCAATTAGTACGATGCTTACGTCTAGGGAAAGAAGTCTTTTTTTAAATAATCAGCTTGCTGAGCTTAACGAAAAGATTTTGCGTATTGAGGCATCTGAGTTGCTTCATTTAAGTCAGCAAGATGCACTCACTAAAATTTCTAATCGACGTACTTTCGATGAGATGTTCGATTTTTTTTACTATCGTGCAAAACAAGAACAACGTCCATTGGCCGTTTTATTCATTGATATCGATTTTTTTAAAAACTATAACGACTTTTATGGGCACCAGATGGGGGACAAGGTCATCTCGTCTATTGCCTCTGCAATTAAGAATTCGATTCGTCATGTGGATTTTGTTGCCCGATATGGCGGAGAAGAGTTTGTGGTTCTTTTGCCAAAAACACCTGCTCAAGGTGCATATGCTGTGGCTGCCAATATTTATAAAGCGATTGAGCGCCAAGCGATTCCTCATGCTGCATCTTTGGTCTCTACGCATGTAACGATTAGTTTGGGTTTTACTGTTTACACAGAGGGCTTGAAAGTTACTCAGGAAAATTTAATTCATGCTGCCGATCAAGCTTTATATCGGGCTAAGCAGCTTGGGCGTAACCAGATTTATTATCAGCCTTTACAAGTCGCCGAAATTGCCTAA
- the pyrC gene encoding dihydroorotase yields the protein MDSITLLQPDDWHAHLRDGLALKRTVPDLAKQFARAICMPNLVPPVKTVEEALAYRERILAHVPEGLNFDPRMVLYFTDFTSPDEVRKIKESGHVNAIKLYPAGATTNSDNGVSDIRKVYAVIEQLEEHQVPLLLHGEVTHNHVDIFDREKRFLDEVLNPLLKQFPKLKVVLEHITTSDAAHFVLEHDRNVAATITPQHLLFNRNDMLVGGIKPHFYCLPILKRQTHQTTLLEVATSGNPKFFLGTDSAPHSQNAKENACGCAGCYSAPNAIELYAQAFDQVGKLERLEGFASHFGADFYGLPRNTSTITLVKEDNLVPESFDYLDDQKIIPLHAGKTLQWRKV from the coding sequence TTGGACTCTATTACCCTGCTCCAGCCAGATGACTGGCATGCACATTTACGTGATGGTTTAGCATTAAAACGTACTGTACCTGATTTGGCTAAACAGTTTGCTCGTGCGATCTGTATGCCAAACCTTGTTCCACCTGTAAAAACTGTGGAAGAAGCGCTGGCTTACCGTGAACGTATTCTTGCTCATGTTCCAGAAGGTCTCAATTTTGACCCGCGTATGGTGCTTTATTTTACTGACTTCACCTCACCAGACGAAGTTCGTAAAATTAAAGAATCTGGACATGTAAATGCAATTAAACTTTATCCAGCGGGCGCAACCACCAATTCTGATAATGGTGTGAGTGATATTCGTAAGGTTTATGCAGTTATTGAACAATTAGAAGAACATCAAGTTCCGTTATTACTTCATGGTGAAGTAACTCATAACCATGTCGATATTTTTGACCGTGAAAAGCGTTTCCTTGACGAAGTACTCAACCCACTCTTAAAACAGTTTCCAAAACTTAAAGTTGTACTTGAGCACATTACAACAAGCGATGCGGCTCATTTTGTTTTAGAGCATGACCGTAATGTTGCGGCAACAATCACTCCTCAGCATTTATTATTTAACCGTAATGATATGTTGGTCGGTGGCATTAAACCGCATTTTTACTGTTTGCCAATTTTAAAGCGTCAAACACATCAAACAACTTTGCTTGAAGTTGCAACGAGTGGTAACCCTAAATTTTTCTTGGGTACAGATAGCGCTCCTCACTCACAAAATGCAAAAGAAAATGCGTGTGGCTGTGCGGGCTGTTATAGTGCACCTAATGCAATTGAGCTTTATGCCCAAGCATTTGACCAAGTGGGTAAATTAGAGCGCTTAGAAGGTTTTGCTAGCCATTTTGGCGCAGACTTCTACGGTCTACCACGTAATACTTCTACCATTACTTTGGTAAAAGAAGATAATCTTGTCCCAGAATCTTTTGATTATTTAGATGATCAAAAAATTATCCCGCTGCATGCCGGGAAAACGCTGCAATGGAGAAAAGTGTGA